In Mycolicibacterium aubagnense, the DNA window GATGACACGGTGCGCGAGTACCTGTATCCCATTGCCGCGGTGCGGATGAAGGGGCTGCAATTCCCGGGGCCGCTGCAACGCTGGTTCGAGTCGTTCTCCCTGCTGCTCACCACCGGCTTTCTACCGCAACGCTTCCGCGACGAGATGCGGTTGCCGTGGGATGCCAAGCGGCAGAAGCGCTTCAACTCACTGATGAAGCTGGTGAAGGTGGTCAACCGCGTGCTACCCGGGCCGCTGCGGCGCTTCCCCTTCAACTGGATGCTGATGGATCTGAACTGGCGCATCCGCACCGGACGTCCGTTGGTCTGAGCCGGCGTCACGTTGTCGGCGTACCCTCGCGCGGGTGCGGAGCGACAATGACAGCTGGGACATCAACACAAGTGTTGGATCGACTGCGGTGATGGTTGCCGCGGCGCGCGCATTGGAGGCGGCGAAGCCCAATCCGCTTGCGGTGGACCAATATGCCGAGGTGTTCACGCGCGCGGTGGGCGGTGTGTGGGCTGACGTGTTGGACGGCGAAGCCCCGGAACATCCTTTGGCGACGTCCGAGTTCGGCGAACCGTTCGTCAACTTCCAGGGCTCACGGACCAAGTACTTCGACACATATTTCCAGCGTGCCGCGGCCGCGGGTGTGCGTCAGATCGTGCTGCTCGCCGCGGGTTTGGACTCGCGCGCCTACCGACTGGACTGGCCGGAGGGCACCGTCATCTATGAGCTGGACCAGCCCCGGGTGCTGGAGTTCAAGCGCGAGGTCTTGGCCGGCAACGGGGCCGCCCCGAAGGCCGAGCGGAGGGAAATCGCGGTAGACCTGCGGGACGACTGGCAGACGGCGCTCACGGACACCGGCTTCGATCCCACGCGGCCTTCGGCATGGATCGCCGAAGGCTTGCTCATCTATCTGCCGGCCACCGCGCAGGAGCAGTTGTTCGCCGGCATCGATGCGCTGGCAGCGCCCGGCAGTTGGGTGGCCATCGAAGAGGGCAAACCGATGCCGGCCGAGGTGTTCGCGGCCAAGCGTGCTGCGTCGGACGAGATGGCAGACGGCTTTTTCAAGCTGATCTACAACGAGCAGATCGCGCCGGCGGCGGACTGGTTCGGCTCGCGGGGGTGGCGCGCGGAAGCCACCGGGCTCGCCGACTACTTCCGGGCGGTCGGTCGTCCGGTGCCGACCAATCCGGAAGCTGCCACCATGATCGCCTCGAACAGCCTGGTCACCGCCGTCAAGGAGTGAGCGTCGTCACCCGCCGTCGCGGTGGGGTGCGTCTCGACAACTTAAGTTATGCAATGCTAACTTCGCTGAGTTAGCTTAGGCATACTTAAGGAGATATGCGGGGTCGCTAATACCCCGCGAACACCACGATGGGCACTGACACATTTGCGGTATCTGCCGCGGCGCATTTCGAGCTCGGCGCGCCGTCGCGGCGGCACAGTGCCCGTCTCTCGGCCCGCCGGGAACCAATCCGTCCCGGGTGCCGACTCCTTCTTAGAGCGGCTGCACGACCACGTGTCGGGCGCTCGTGCCGCCCGGAGGCGATCGCCATATGAGTGGTGGATCGACCTCCGGCGTGTCGATGACGGAAAGGACCCACGTGCGACCGAGCAGCGCGGGCAGTAACACAGTGGTCGCCGATGTTGATGCGGCGCAGCGGGCAGCACGCGTCGACCGCGACGTACTGACCCGGTTCTCCACCAGCTGTCTGGCGCTCGGCTTGAGTGTCGACGGTCGCCGTCGTCCGGCTGATCTCGATGCCGCCCTGGGCGGTTTCCTGACGCTGACGCGCATCGCCGGCGAGCACTGCGACGCCTGGACCGGTCTGGCTGCCGCGGGTGCGGCTACGCCCGACGTGGTCGAGGCGATCTGGCGGACGGTGTCCACGGCAGGTGTGCTGCAGCGCGCCCTCGACCTCGCCGATGGGGATCTGGGCTTCAGCTACGACAGTGGGCTGTATCTGCAGTTCCGGGCGGCCGACCGGGACGGATTCCAACTTGCCTATGCCGCAACGCTATCCGCCGCGGGTGCATACGAAGACGCCGATCAACTGGTCGGTGAACTGCTCGACCGCAAGCCGGGCTGGTTGCCGGCGCGTTGGGTGCGGGTGGCGATGTATCACCGCACCCGCCGCTGGTCCGATGTGGTGCGGCAGTTGACCCCGATCGTGAGCGATCCGAACCTGGACGCGTCCTACGCGCATGCCGCGCGAGTGGCGCTGGGAATCGCGCTGGCGCACCTGGGCATGTTCGCTCCGGCGCTGTCGCACCTGGAGGACCCCGAGGGACCCGTCGCCGTCGCCGCGGTCGACGGCACCTTCGTCAAGGCGCTGTCGCTGCGTGCCCAGGGCGAGGACGAGGAGGCCACCGATGTGCTGGCCGAGCTGTACGCCGCCCATCCGGACAACGCCGCTGCCGAACATGCGTTGACCGACACCAGCTTTGGCATCGACCCGACCACCGCGGCCCGCATCGAGGCCCGGCACAACCCATGGGATCCCGAGACCGAGCCCACCGAGGCCGAGTTCGTCGATCCGGATGCCAAGTCGCGCAAGGCGCATCTGCTGGTCGAGGCGGAGGCCGAGCTGGCCGAGTTCATCGGCCTGGAAGAGGTCAAGTATCAGGTGGCCCGGCTGAAAAGCTCTGTGGCCATGTCTATTCGGCGCCAAGAGCGGGGCCTGGCCGTGGCCCAGCGCACCAACCACCTGGTGTTCGCCGGCCCTCCCGGAACCGGTAAGACGACCATCGCCCGCGTGGTCGCCAAGATCTACTGCGGTCTGGGCCTGCTGCGCAAAGAGACGGTGCGCGAGGTGCATCGCGCCGACCTGATCGGCCAGCACATCGGTGAAACCGAGGCCAAGACCAACGCCATCATCGACAGTGCGCTCGACGGCGTCCTATTCCTCGACGAGGCGTACGCGTTGGTGTCCACCGGCGCCAAGAACGACTTCGGTCTGGTCGCCATCGACACCCTGCTGGCGCGCATGGAGAACGACCGCAACCGCCTGGTCGTGATCATCGCGGGCTACCGCAAGGACCTTGACATGTTCCTGGACACCAACGAAGGTCTGCGGTCACGCTTCACGCGGAGCATCGACTTCCCGTCGTACTCGGCGACCGAACTCACCGAGATCGCCATGCGGATGGCCGAAAAGCGGGACAGCGTCTTCGAATCCGCGGCGCAGGCCGAGATGCAGCAGCTGTTCGGCCACCTCGCGACGGCGACGACGCCCGACGCGGCCGGTGTCGCGCGCCGCAGCCTCGACATCGCGGGCAACGGCCGCTTCGTGCGAAATCTGGTGGAGCGCTCGGAGGAAGAACGTGAGTACCGGTTGGATCACCTTGCCGCGCACGACTTCACCGACGACGAACTCATGACGATCACCGCGGATGACGTCAGCAACTCGGCCGCGCCGTTGCTGCGTGGTCTCGGACTGGTGGTGCCCACATAGTGAGTAGTGACGATCGAAAGACCTTCAGTTCCCGTACGCCGGTGAACGAGAACCCGGAGCAGGTCCGGTACCGCCGTGGCTTTGTCACCCGTCACCAGGTGTCGGGTTGGCGATTCCTCATGCGGCGCATCGCATCTGGCGTGGCCCTGCACGACACCCGGATGCTGGTCGACCCGCTGCGGACCCAGAGTCGCTCGGTGCTGGTGGGTGGGCTGGTCCTCGTCACCGGACTCGCAGGCTGCTTCGTCTTCTCGCTGATCCGGCCCGCCGGCGTCGCGGGTAATGATGTGATCCTGGCCGACCGGGAGACCTCCGCGCTGTATGTGCGGGTGGGCGACCAACTGCACCCGGTCGTGAATCTGACCTCGGCCCGGCTCATCGCCGGACGGCCGGACAACCCGACCATGGTCCCGAGCGCCGAATTGGACAAGTTCCCGCGCGGCAGCCTCATCGGCATCCCGGGTGCCCCGGAACGAATGGTGCCCAACACTTCTCGCGACGCCGACTGGACCGTGTGCGATGCGGTCACCGGCGCCGAGGTGGGCGTCACCCTGATCACGGGCGCACTCACCGAAGGCGGCTCCCGCGCCGGCGCGCTCGGCGCGCACGACGCGGTGCTGGTCCGCAACGACGGCGTCGGCTCCGCAGGCGTGAACGGCGGCAGCTGGCTGTTGTGGAACGGCAAGCGGAGTGCGGTCGACCTGAACAACCGCGCGGTGACGGCGGCACTCGGTCTGGGCGCCAACGGAACCGCCCTGCCCGCGCCCCGGGCCATCGCCGATGGCCTGTTCAACGCAATCCCGGAGTCGGCCCCGCTGGCCGCGCCGGTGATCGCGGGCGCGGGCCAGCCGACCCCGTACCCGATGCCGGTCGCAGCACCGGTCGGTGCGGTGGTCACCGCGATCAGCACGGACGATGCGGCGGACAACGGGCACCACTCGCTCCAGTACTATGCGGTCCTCGACGATGGCCTGCAACCGATTTCGCAAGTCGTCGCGGCGATCATGCGGAACACCGACTCGTACGGACTCGAGCAGCCGCCGCGGCTGTCTGCCGACCAGGTGGCCCGCGTCCCGGTCTCCACCGCGATCAGCGCCGCGGCGTACCCGGAGCACCCGCTCACCGTCGTCGACGCCGCCAAGGCGCCGTTGACCTGCGCCCGTTGGACCAAACACGATGGCGCCACGACCAATTCGCTCACCCTGCTGTCCGGAGCGACACTGCCGCTGCCGGCGGGCGAGCACACCGTGGCGTTGGCCGGCGCCGCCGGCACCGCGCAGCGGGTGGCGGTGGCGCCGGGCACCGGATACTTCGTCCAGGCCACCGGCCAGGCCGGCACCCCGGCACTGTCCGGCTACTGGATCAGCGACACCGGTGTTCGCTACGGCATCTCCACCGAAGGCGAAGCCACCAATGCCGATCGCAAAACCCCTGCCGCGCTGGGTCTTACCGCGCCACCGCTGCCGGTGCCGTGGTCGATCCTCAGCCAGTTCGCGCCCGGCCCGACGTTGTCGCGGAGTGACGCGCTGCAAATCCCGGCGCTCGTCCCCACCAGAACCAGCCCGGCCAATGATGTCGCTGTGAGGGAGAACCCGTGAGCCGTCTGATCTTCGAAGCGCGGCGCCGCCTGCCCGTCCCGGCGACCCGCGCGAGCGTCATCACCATCGAGCCGCCGCCGGAGCTGCCGCGGCTGGTGCCGCCGTCGCTGTTGCGCCGGGT includes these proteins:
- a CDS encoding class I SAM-dependent methyltransferase — translated: MRSDNDSWDINTSVGSTAVMVAAARALEAAKPNPLAVDQYAEVFTRAVGGVWADVLDGEAPEHPLATSEFGEPFVNFQGSRTKYFDTYFQRAAAAGVRQIVLLAAGLDSRAYRLDWPEGTVIYELDQPRVLEFKREVLAGNGAAPKAERREIAVDLRDDWQTALTDTGFDPTRPSAWIAEGLLIYLPATAQEQLFAGIDALAAPGSWVAIEEGKPMPAEVFAAKRAASDEMADGFFKLIYNEQIAPAADWFGSRGWRAEATGLADYFRAVGRPVPTNPEAATMIASNSLVTAVKE
- the eccA gene encoding type VII secretion AAA-ATPase EccA, translating into MRPSSAGSNTVVADVDAAQRAARVDRDVLTRFSTSCLALGLSVDGRRRPADLDAALGGFLTLTRIAGEHCDAWTGLAAAGAATPDVVEAIWRTVSTAGVLQRALDLADGDLGFSYDSGLYLQFRAADRDGFQLAYAATLSAAGAYEDADQLVGELLDRKPGWLPARWVRVAMYHRTRRWSDVVRQLTPIVSDPNLDASYAHAARVALGIALAHLGMFAPALSHLEDPEGPVAVAAVDGTFVKALSLRAQGEDEEATDVLAELYAAHPDNAAAEHALTDTSFGIDPTTAARIEARHNPWDPETEPTEAEFVDPDAKSRKAHLLVEAEAELAEFIGLEEVKYQVARLKSSVAMSIRRQERGLAVAQRTNHLVFAGPPGTGKTTIARVVAKIYCGLGLLRKETVREVHRADLIGQHIGETEAKTNAIIDSALDGVLFLDEAYALVSTGAKNDFGLVAIDTLLARMENDRNRLVVIIAGYRKDLDMFLDTNEGLRSRFTRSIDFPSYSATELTEIAMRMAEKRDSVFESAAQAEMQQLFGHLATATTPDAAGVARRSLDIAGNGRFVRNLVERSEEEREYRLDHLAAHDFTDDELMTITADDVSNSAAPLLRGLGLVVPT
- the eccB gene encoding type VII secretion protein EccB; protein product: MVSSDDRKTFSSRTPVNENPEQVRYRRGFVTRHQVSGWRFLMRRIASGVALHDTRMLVDPLRTQSRSVLVGGLVLVTGLAGCFVFSLIRPAGVAGNDVILADRETSALYVRVGDQLHPVVNLTSARLIAGRPDNPTMVPSAELDKFPRGSLIGIPGAPERMVPNTSRDADWTVCDAVTGAEVGVTLITGALTEGGSRAGALGAHDAVLVRNDGVGSAGVNGGSWLLWNGKRSAVDLNNRAVTAALGLGANGTALPAPRAIADGLFNAIPESAPLAAPVIAGAGQPTPYPMPVAAPVGAVVTAISTDDAADNGHHSLQYYAVLDDGLQPISQVVAAIMRNTDSYGLEQPPRLSADQVARVPVSTAISAAAYPEHPLTVVDAAKAPLTCARWTKHDGATTNSLTLLSGATLPLPAGEHTVALAGAAGTAQRVAVAPGTGYFVQATGQAGTPALSGYWISDTGVRYGISTEGEATNADRKTPAALGLTAPPLPVPWSILSQFAPGPTLSRSDALQIPALVPTRTSPANDVAVRENP